A stretch of DNA from Odocoileus virginianus isolate 20LAN1187 ecotype Illinois chromosome 7, Ovbor_1.2, whole genome shotgun sequence:
TCCACCCTACAGCATGCCCCAGCTTGAACTTCCCACCCTCAGTCTGTGTCCATAGCTCTGGATCTTGTCCCCAGTCAGACCCAGCCACGTCTACTTTGGAGCCAGTGCTTAAGGGAGTAAGCCTTCTCTGACACTGCCCTGGATATCAACTCTTTCACCTGGGCCACCTCCTGGACTCCAGTACCACCCTTGACTTTCTGTGATCTGATTTCAACTTTTCCTCTCCTACCTAAAGTCCATCTTCTATCTCTTGCAGCCTGGGCTGTGAAGACTAATTCAAATAAATTAGGTATATACAAGAGGGTGTTACATGATTCTCAACtgtggggaagagagaagaggaggctTTTGCccctgaaggcaaaaagaaaaaaaaagttgggttTGTCAATCTCTGGAGTTAAGGTCGTTTGTCATAACTGCAGGGTGCTACTGACATCTAGAGGATAGATGCGCGATTGCTGCTTAAACATCCTAAAATGCACTACACAGCTTCCCACAACCCAAATGTCAATAGCACCAAGGTTGAGAAACTCCGGCTTAGATCTGTACCTTGGAAGAGTTATTAAATTTTCAGTTTCCCAAGCAGATTTTCTATTAGTTGCCATTTTTCatgttccatttctctttttcccccctTGCTGTGTTTTACAGGTTgataagaataaattaaaaagacaacacACTACTAATTTTCCCAAGAATTCACCCAATCCGACAAGTTATGAAAAAAATACTGATATTCAAGTTCCATCTAATAAATTCAGGATGTTCAACACCTACTCAACAGCTGGGTCTTTGCTTCTTCTCAATCCTGAAAATGcttattcctttaaattttttacagATTAGTTTTAGTCTTTCTGAATCTGAAATCCTAAACAATATAAGGGTAATCaggaattttttccccttttgactTTTATCATTTACTGTTTAGTTGCTGTTCATTCAAAACTTAATAACCCAAAGACTATCTCTTGGCTCAGCTACagctaaaagaaaggaaagaagtaggaataaggaagaaaaaacacaatCAACACACTGGAAACCTTTTCAAACAGAGCTCTattaaatattctaaatcctCAGGAAGGAGGAAATTCTGGGCATATCTTTGTATCTCCAAATAAGCCATTCAGTACTTTTTCTAAAATGTGGCTTCCCACTTAAAGGTTACCATAGCCTACAGACCCACCACATCCACATTACCTCCCCAACCACATTTCTTAGGacttcttctctgccttctccacTCCAACCACACCATCTGTGCATGCCAAGTATGCTTCCATCTCTAGGCCTTTGCAGTTACTGTTCCCCCAGGCTAGAAGGCTCTTCCCTGACCCCATATCCACAGTGCTCacttcttcccccaccccaaaccttTCCTCCCCAATATTTTTATAACAGCAAAACACCAACCCTCTCTATGCTTTTTCTCCATAGCACAACCTGACATAAAACACTATATCTGTTCTTTACCTTCACCTCTCACTAGAAATTAACTCCAAACAAACAATTGTAACAAAATCACAAATGCACAGCTAACTACAGTTCTGGACCTACACTGTTAGCCATGCTTAACTTAATCCTGAGGGAGCAAGAACTGGCTTTAGATATAAACTCCCTTTTCTTGCAAAGCCAAAGTAAGCATTATTTAACCTAATGGACACATAGAAAAAACTGTACATTGTTGTCcattcatttgaaaaacaaagtgaCTAGCATGGCATTTTGCCAAGACATGAAAGTGATAAACTCGTGCCTTTTAAACTCTGTGATAATGAACACTTTTTCTCAAAGTTTGAGACTTATCTCCACCCTGCGCATAATCAGGAACAAAATGCAGAAGACAGTGTGTAgggggaggaggctggagggcttgTCCCTTGTCTATCTTATTCCTTGCTATATTGACAGGGTCTTGAACAATGTCTAGCTCTTAGCAGTTGTTTAATAAAACGTGTTGAAAGAACAAATGACTGAATTTGAAGGGGGCAGTGTATGGGCGTTCGATATTTTCTGCTTAGGTTCCAAACCACTCCgtctttgcgtgtgtgtgtgtgtgtgtgtgtgtgtgtgtgtggctcacTCATGGCCCACTCTtgatgaccccatgggctatagcccgccaggctcctctgtccatggggattctccaggcaagaatactggagtgagttgccattcccttcgcctagggatcctccctacccaggaatcgaacccaggtctcctgtattgaaggcagattctttaccatctaagctaccaggggaAGCCAACCCCATCATAAAGATGGGACCTTATTATAGGATTAGTATTCTATTATTATGGGAGCTTATTATAGGAAGCTCAGTTGTCAAGGGCACGGCACGGAAAGGAAGTGAATTTTCATACAATTGTGGGTGGGTGTAAAACCCTCTTTGCCAAGTGAACCTGGAATAGCTACcaaaattttgaatatatatacgTTTTGGCCCCCAAATTTCTCGAGGTTTACCCAGTGAAAATCACGGCACAAGTGCATGGCATTGGACCTGTGTTTGTTGACTCAAGACTTGAGTTTTACATGTAAATTATCCTATGTGAAAGGAATCGcaagtccaggttcgatgcatgagacagggtgctcagggctggtgcactgggatgacccagagggatgggatgaggagggaggtgggaggggggttcaggatgggggacacatgtacacccatggaggattcaagtcaatgtatggcaaaaccaatacaatgttgtaaagtaaaataataaattaatttcataaaaaaaaaaaaaaaaagacttgagttTTGGCCTAGGATGCACAAAGCCATAAAGAGCGTTGGTGCCACCCAACAAAAATAACGCTGAAATATCTCCAGTCATCTTAgctaagggaaaaagaaaaaatccaacaAATAACAACCACCCCGCAAAGAGCTAAGGCACGTGGACTTAAAAAGGCAGCTGAGCAGCCAAGACCAAAGTCTCAAGGCCCAGCTGCAAATTCCACCCGGAACGTCCCCGCGCTGCGCAAACCTTTCACAGAGGTTCCTCAGCCCGGCCGGGGAGGCGCCCCCACTCAGCTCTTCCAGAAGTTTCTGTTTCCCGGAGCTGGACTCCGCCTAGTCGGGGATCAGATTCACTTTCCCGTTGGCCTTTCCCGCTCCTGTCCGCCCTCTAACAAAGACGTCCACCCTCGCGCGCGGACCTAGCGCTGCAGTCACCTCGCCCGCGCGCCCACGCACACGCACGCGCGCCGCCGCTCAGCCGCAAAGGAGCGGAGGGCTGAGGAGAAAGCCCGAAGGGACCTGCACCTCCCGGAACTGCAGCCCAGCCACCATGAGGTAAGGGCCTCTCCCCGCCTCTCCTCCCCAATTCCCTGTGGCCTTTGTTTTACACGCCTTTCTCTCGGGTACCGTTTGCAGGGTAGTGCTGCGGCCCTTGAGAGGGCCGAGCCCCAGAGCCCGGCCGCCAGGCGTCGGCGTTGGGGACGCTCCCCTCCTGGGAGCCCGGTCAGGGTCCGGGGTGGCTGAAGGTGGGCCTGCCGGGGAGGGTGGCCGAGTGGACCCTTCCGGCAAGTCCCAGGCATCCGCAGTCGGACTCGGGCCgagtcggggggcgggggggggggggggggtgcagggcGACGCGCCCCGGGTACTTGTCACTTCCCTGCGGCTCCGGTCGCCGCCGCCCCCGGGCCGGTGCGGGAGCTTCTGCGGTGCAAGAGCTTCTGCGGTGCAGGTCCCCGCAGGCCGCAGCCCCCGCGTCCCACGCGTCCGCTtctgccattttgcctttttgatacTTGGGTCTGACTTCTCCCCCTCCTTTGTACCGTGGACAGATTGTTCCGGCTCCACCCTATCCCTGTTTTGTGGagctttctttctccatttccGAGACTGGCCTGTGGTGGGGGTCCTTGGCTTACCCCTTTTCATCTGGTCCCCTACCCTGCACGTGTATGGTGAGCGGTCTGCATTTAAGAAGCTGAGGCCTGAGGAGGTTCAGATAGTGGGCTCCTGCAGGCCTTACAGTCTTTTGTTCTAAATCCTGACTCGGACCACCTACTAGTTGGGTGACCCACAGCAAAGTTTCTTCAACTCGGTGAAGctgtttcttgtctgtaaaaaGTGATGGCATCCATCTCTTAGGACTGTGGAAACGGTTGTTGCTTAATGCCCAGTTCATAtatttgcagatggtgacttttgttgtgtttaaaaatgtttaataaatgccTTACTTCTACCCTTTGTAAGGAAGGAGGGACGTGTGAGGTATAGAGAGGAAAAGGCGGGTGATGCCCTGCCAGTGTCTGGTCGATGGGATAAAGAGGGGTGAACCCCAGTGGGCACTGTCTaccaaggaaaatgaaagacTGCTCCTTCCtggcaaataaacaaacacaataaaacaactcccacacacacaaaattgccTAAAGATAAGTGTTGCCTCTTCAGACACAATAGCCTCTCTCTGCCAGCTTCCCAGAGACAAAGTTAAAAAAGTAAGTAGAgctgaaaaagtaaaatttgtcaTAGTGCCAGGTTGTGCATAAATCCCATAGAGTGTAGGCAAGGCACTTACATGGCTGACTGAATGTCCCCTAGAGATCTCACAGCCATATGACGATCCCTGGGCAGCCCTCCCTCCTCATCCACCTTGGGCAGAGGCAGATGTTCATTTCACTCTGTGGATGGGCAGAGGCTGGTAAGCCCATATCGTGGGTCTGAGCAGGCTGTTAAGGGCGTGGCATGTCTTGCCTATGATTTTGGTGTATTTACACCAGAGAAAGGATCAACTACCAAGGGATAGTCATACCGTGTTTCCCAGTCAGGACCTTAGGACGTTAGTCCAGAACCTAGTTTCAAAATCTAAACAGAGAGCCAGACAGAATGCCAGGATGGAAAAACAAATAGGATAGGGAAGACTGAAGTGGCAGAAAGTTTGGAACCAGTAGCAGGATGGAAAGAACTAGCAGGAATTCCCTCATCTGAAATtcaggtgctttttttttaaacttctaggcTCATGCCTCTGGGTTGAAAATGCCACAAGCTATCAGTATATaactacattcattcattcactctgcaAGTACTTATTATTGACCTCCTCTGAAATCATAGATTCTGGGGACACATgggtgaaaaaaatcaaaccagaATAAAGTCCCTGTTCTCATTTAAATGGGGGAAATagacaaccaaaaataaatgggTAGATAACATAAATAaccaaaaaatgaatgaataaataacataATTCAGAAGGTGGTAAGAgctataaggaaaataaaatagtgtaGTGGGCTAAGAGAGTGACCAGGAATGGAGGGGGTTATTTTAGATACCTTTGCCACAGATGGCCACTTGGATAGAGGATTTTTGAGCCAAGTTAAAGGAAGGAGCTAATCATACAAGGATTTGGAAGCAGAGCTTCTCAAGTAGAGTAAAAACAAGTGTGAAAGTCTTTGAACTTAATATGTTCAAGATAGGAAGAAGGTTAGTATGTCTAAAACATAataaggaggaaggaggagagaaggttGGGTGGGTACACAGGTCCAGCATCTTTAGGGACTTGTAAGACGTGGCAAAGGCTGGATTAAAGGTGTTTCAAACCTATTGGGAGATTTTGAACCAAGAGACTGACATAATCTGGTTTACAGTTTCAGTAGTTTGCTAATATTATATGGGGACCAAGAGTGGAAACAGGGAGACCAGATTGTTACCCCTGTTCAAAGGAAAGGTAATAGTCTTTTAGACTAGAAAAATTGCTgtggaaatggggggggggggtaaagtGTATGGATTTGATATATTTGGGTGGTAGAATTAACAGAAGTTCCCATTGGATTAAATGAGGGGTTGAGAGAAGAGGAATCAAGAGATTcggtccagttcagtcactcagtcgtgtccgactctgcgaccccatgaattgcagcatgccaggcctccctgtccatcaccaactcccggaatttactcaaactcatgcccatcgagtcggtgatgccatccagccatctcatcctctgtcgtccccttctcctcctgcccccaatccctcccagcatcagggtcttttccaatgagtcaactttttgcatgaggtgaccaaagtactggagtttcagcttcagcatcagtccttccaatgaacacccaggactgatctcctttaggatggactggttggatctccttgcagtccaagggactctcaagagtcttctccaacaccacagttcaaaagcatcaatttttcggcactcagctttcttcacagtccagctctcacatccattcatgaccactggaaaaaccatagccttgactagatggacctttgttggcaaagtaatgtctctgctttttaatatgctgtctaggttggtcataactttccttccaaggagtaagcgtcttttaatttcatggctgtaatcaccatctgcagtgattttggagcctaaaaaaataaagtctgacactgtttccactgtttccctatctatttgccatgaagtgatgggaccagatgccattatcttagttttctgaatgttgagctttaagccaatttttttactctcctctttcactttcattaagaagctctttagttcttcttcactttttgccataagggtggtgttatctgcatatctgaggttattgatatctctcccggcaatcttgattccagcttgtgcttcttccagcccagtgtttcacatgatgtactctgcatataagttaaataagcagggtgacaatatacagccttgacatactccttttcctatttgaaccagtctgttgttccatgtccagttctaactgttgcttcctgacctgcatacaggtttctcaagaggcaggtcaggtggtctggtattcccatctctttcagaattttccacagtttgttgtgatccacacagtcaaaggctttggcatagtcaataaagcagaaatagatgtttttctggaactctcttgcttttttgatgatccagcggatgctggcaatttgatgtctggttcctctgccttttctaaaaccagcttgaacatctggaagttcatggttcacatacttctAGGTTATTTGGCCTGTGGGGCTAAGAGGTACCAAAAAAAGGTGGAGGAAAACTAAAGGTATGCACAGACTCAAGGAACCCAGATTTCTGTAATGAATATATTTACTTGAGATCCGAACTGAACTTCTAATTGAAGATGTAAACTAAAAACTAGAAGTCTGGAAttcagaaggaagcagagataGTGGACATACCTTGGGAGATCATCAGCATATACTATATCTTTAACTGGtttatggggaaaaaagatattttaatttccttactttaataatgataattatatttttgataactaagatttttattcttccttcagATTAGTTTTAATACATTTCTACCCAGATcctttattatttgaaataatcaATCCTGACTGTCACTCCATAGCATATTCTAGTAGTTCCATCTCAAAATAACTCCAACAATGAAGAATGCTATGACTTCAGATTGAGGGCTTATATTTAAAATCATTGTTTTCTTATCCCAAGACTTTAACTGTCTGGcatgtctttttcaatgagcAGTTATACAACTTCTACCTGCTCTTTAAGCTGCTCTAAAAtctctatgtttttcttttaagtccTTTCCAGGCGAAGTGAATTTTACATACATTAGACATAGcctgtattttaaagcaaattattctttaaaaagaactcCAATTTTTATATGAAAGATGTCATATAGCATTTTGGTTAAAAGGCATAAGCTTTTGTTTGAATTAGTCAGAAATGACTTTGAATTTGTGCTTGACCACTTTATAGCTATATAACCTTGGATTTGTAATTTAAACTCTATTTCCCAgtcctcatccataaaattgtaaaaataataagatgttataaaagtaaatgtaaaaaaaataaaagtaaacgtAATTTGTGTAAATTGCTTGGCACTCTGCCTGGCTTGGGTATTGTGGAAAGTGAGTGGTTTTGGGggatgttttgggttttttattttttttttttgcgctcTCATCTGATTCTGGAAGTATATGTTACATGTGTAACATTTGTACTATTGAGTTGAATCTGTAGTGAACCTAGGTCACATGCATAAGGTTTTCTTCTCAAGTATATCCCTGTTTGCCATTTAATCTAGCTCTTCACCTTgaggaaaatggggaaaattTCAAGTTAAAGGAGAGGTCTAACCTGTTAAGCCTAAAGTTTTCTTGTACATTAAGCTCTGTAGGCCCAGTGTCTTCAACTGTCCTGTCACATATAATAACCACTAGTcatgtaatatttaaattaattaaaactataaaattcagtTCATAGTTGTACTAGCCACCATTTCAAGTGATCAGTGGTCatgtgtggctagtggctaccatactgTACAGCATAAACATTTCCATCTTGGCAGGAAGTTCTGTTGGAAAGCTCTGGTCTAGAACCTGCAATTGCTAAAATGTGGGacctgtatatatgtgtttacatGTATACACAGATgataaagagaataagaaaaaaatgtataaaattaatattataagtGAACATTTCTACTAAATATATTATTAAGTAAGCTATTAATGTTTAAATTTAGTATTTATGAAAATTGGGAAACATTTCATGAAGTATACTATTAGATTATAAATATgaagtggttttatttttctgatcacTACTACTAATTCTCTTAATTAATCCAGTTCTCTAACTCTTCTGCCACTTTTGGCTATTAGGGCAACCTCCTTCCAGTTCCTAAAACTCAGCCCAATTCATTTTAAAACCTCAATCTCATTTTGATTCAAAGCctgcaccccctcctccccagctcccagaaaatattgataaaagtgCCATGAAGAATAGGAAATTGTGATAGACTAGACTTTAGGATGGCAGGCAAAGTGGAGATGCAGTTTAAGCTATGGTGGTCAGGGGTCAACTTCTTTGAAGAGCTGAGATTTGAGCCAAGATCAGAATTACGAGAATAAGTAAGCCCTCTACTTTCCtagggctcagatggtaaggaatctgcctgcagtgccggagacctgagttcgatccctgggttgagaagatcccttggaggagggcatggcaacccactccagtattcttagctggagaatccccatgacagaggagcctggcgggctacaagtccacagagtcacaaagaggcggacacctCTGAGCAATAAGCACAGTACTCTCCTAGGAAGAGTTCTCAGAGTGAGAGAATGAAAAGTGTACTAAAGTACACCACCACATAATCCCATGACTCTGAGTTTTTTCTTAACACTTCTTAATATTTGGAATTATGTTGTTCATTGatttgtttacatgtttattttctgtcaacCCCTATTGTTCCTTCCTCTCCTATACTGGAATTACCATGAAGAAAAGGTCTTATTCTGTCTTGCTCCTTACTGTATCTACTCCAACTAGCATATTGCCTGGCATGTATGACATGAGAtgatcaataaatgtttcttgataGAAATATTACTATAGTTCTCATAAATACTTATACAAATATGCATTCGTACATACATAGAAGGAAAATGGTCCTGTGTGCAgcagaaagggaaataaatacacacacactgttcATCCaataattagaacatttccttcttcaagagaAGCCTTAAGCAGCTTTGTTCTGTAAATTTCTTGTGACCCTTAATTATGCTCAATACTGGATTTAGCAAGTCTTTCCTGACTGCCTCACCACTGccataagcaaaacaaacaaaattaggTATATTAATCAGGAATTTGTCATCTTCAGAGAGGCGAAATCCAGTTCAAACTGGCTTAAGAAAAGAgagattatttccttaaaaaaggtAGAAGTGCAGGGATTGACAGGGTGATCCAGGCAATACCTGGTTTCAGGAATTTAGTCAGCATCACAAGCAGTCTGTCTTCATCCCTGAgctctgctttcctctgtgtTTGAGTCTCTCTTAGGCAGGCTGTCCCCAGGGTTTGGAAAGAGGCCACCGGCAACTCCAGCTTACATTCTACCAGCTTAAATATTTTGGAAGAGACAGAGTTCCAGCAAAGCCCCATTTCAGCAAAATTATGTTCTAATTGCATAAATCTGAATAAATCACTGAGACCAGGGAATGGCTGGAATATTGTGTGCCTTCGCACATGCTGGAGGAAGTGTAGGCAGCCTGTCTCAAATCACATGGATTGAGACGAGGGGGAGATATTGCTCCGCCAAATGAGAGCCACAGATGTCTGCAACACTGGACTGTGTGCCTTTCCCGAGTCACTTCCATGGCACTGTATTGGAATGCTGATTTGTAAGTGGCTGTGTACTTACAAGCTCTGTATAAGCAGGCCTGTGTCTTACTCACAGTTAGACCTCCAGGGTTATTCAGAAGATCTTGCATATAAAAGCCTATCAGTAATGAGTAAATATTTCCTAacccctccttcctcttcatctTCCTGGTTTCAGAGATGAAACTAGGCCCTGAAGAAATTACACTGTGCTTCACAAAGGGAGTTGAGCAAATATTTGTGACTTGAACATTAAGGGGAGTAATGGGTGACAGCCTTTATTGTTGCCCACAACCCTAAAAGTCAGAAGGATGTGGCATTTAACATCAAAACTTACTAAGCCTCCTTTTGCCTTTACCCCATTTTCTCCAAATCTTTGTTACTTCTCAAACGTATACTTCTTCCCATCTCTTGGTGTACCtgttcctgtctgactctgctattTTCTGTGTGgagttccctttctttctctgcaaaAATTATGTATTCATGTGGCTTCTCTGTCTCCTtcagtgtatttctttttcttatttctcactttcttctcttttccttcactaCTCATaatacagaaatgaaatttttatgttatttattatgttatttatatgttatttattatcttttattattaattttcaaagctagtaaataaaataatttaaatcccCCTCTCTAAAAACAAGTGTTCCTTGTGGCTTAGTGGCTGCCTAAAGGAAATAGATACCTTGTAAGATAGAAAACGCTGTTCTCTCCAGAATTGGTTTTGCAATAAATATTGTGAATTTAATGGAATATTTCTAGAGCATAACTATACACAGAGGAAACTAGTATAAACTTACAGAAGCCTAGTGCTTTAACTGTAAAATCAAGTAGATAAAATTGGTTGTTAAGCAAAGAACTgtatttaagatttaaaaattaattattttctttatttcttcagaaattaaaaagtatttttatctttaacaGTGAAATTCCTAAGGACTGCTTGAAGACCATTCTTTTGGAGTTAGAATGTCACTTCACATGGAATTTACTTAAGGAAGACATTGATCTGTTTGATGTAGAAGATACTATTGGGCAACAGCTTGAATTTCTTACCACAAAATCCAGACTCACTCTTTATAACCTATTGGCATATGTGAAACACCTAAAGGGCCAAAATGAAGATGCTCTAGAGTGCTTGAAACAAGCAGAAGAAATTATACAGCGAGAACACTCAGACAAAGAAGAAGTACGAAGTCTGGTCACTTGGGGAAACTATGCTTGGGTTTATTATTGCATGGATCAGCTTAAAGAAGCTCAGAAGTACATAGACAAGATAGGGAACGTCTGCAAGAAATTGTCCAGTCCTTCTAACTACAAGTTGGAGTGTCCAGAGATTGACTGTGAGAAAGGGTGGGCACTCTTGAAATTTGGAGGAAAGTATTACCAAAAGGCTAAAGCAGCTTTTGAGAAGGCTCTGGAAGCAGAACCAGACAATCCAGAATTTAACATCGGCTATGCCATCACAGTGTATCGGCTGGATGATTCCGACAGAGAAGGGTCTATAAAGAGCTTTTCTCTGGGCCCCCTGAGGAAAGCTGTCACCCTGAACCCAGATAATTCCTACATTAAGGTTTTTCTCGCACTGAAGCTTCAAGATGTGCATGCAGAAGCTGAGGGGGAAAAGTATATTGAAGAGATCCTGGACCAGATATCAGCCCAACCTTATGTCCTTCGTTATGCAGCCAAATTCTATAGGAGAAAAAATTCCTGGGACAAAGCTCTAGAACTTTTGAAAAAGGCCTTGGAGGTGACACCAACCTCTTCTTTCTTGCATCACCAAATGGGACTTTGCTATAGGGCACAAATGATCCAAATCAAGAAGGCCACTCGCAACAGACCTAAAGGAAAGGATAAACTGAAAGTTGATGAGCTGATTACCTCGGCTATATCTCATTTCAAAGCAGCTGTGGAGCGAGACTCTATGTTTGCATTTGCCTACACAGACCTGGCCAACATGTATGCTGAGGGAGGCCAGTATAGCAATGCTGAAGACATTTTTCAGAAAGCTCTTCGTCTGGAGAACATAACTGATGATCACAAACATCAGATCCACTACCACTATGGCCGCTTTCAGGAATTTCACCGTAAATCAGAAAATACTGCCATCCACCATTATTTAGAAGCCTTAAAGGTCAAAGACAGGTCATCTCTGCGTCCTAAACTGACAAGTGCTGTGAAGAAGTTGGCTACTAAGAGACTTGGGTACAATGCTTCAGATCTGCAGAGTTTAAGTGCCCTAGGGTTTGTTTACAAGCTAGAGGGAGAAAAGAGGCAAGCAGCTGAGTACTATGAAAGGGCCCAAAAGATAGAtccagaaaatgaagaatttcttACTGCTCTCTATGAGCTTCGACTTTCCATTTAAGTACACACTCTAGGAAAATTAGTTCtaagcttttctttcctttttgggttcttatatttttgtatattgcttTAATCCATTGTTCATTTAGACCTAACTTTTATTGAATGGTTACTGTGTACCTGGCATTATGATgaatcttttgttgttttttaaaaattttccattgaGAAAACAGCAGAATTTCAGCTGTTGTAGCTGAAGTTGTAGTCATATGGTCATTATGACTTTATATCCTTTCTATTTTCTGATTAAGCTTTGTCAAATTTTCCATATTATTTATGCCTAAGTTTAATCCTACACAAACTTTTGACA
This window harbors:
- the IFIT5 gene encoding interferon-induced protein with tetratricopeptide repeats 5, yielding MSEIPKDCLKTILLELECHFTWNLLKEDIDLFDVEDTIGQQLEFLTTKSRLTLYNLLAYVKHLKGQNEDALECLKQAEEIIQREHSDKEEVRSLVTWGNYAWVYYCMDQLKEAQKYIDKIGNVCKKLSSPSNYKLECPEIDCEKGWALLKFGGKYYQKAKAAFEKALEAEPDNPEFNIGYAITVYRLDDSDREGSIKSFSLGPLRKAVTLNPDNSYIKVFLALKLQDVHAEAEGEKYIEEILDQISAQPYVLRYAAKFYRRKNSWDKALELLKKALEVTPTSSFLHHQMGLCYRAQMIQIKKATRNRPKGKDKLKVDELITSAISHFKAAVERDSMFAFAYTDLANMYAEGGQYSNAEDIFQKALRLENITDDHKHQIHYHYGRFQEFHRKSENTAIHHYLEALKVKDRSSLRPKLTSAVKKLATKRLGYNASDLQSLSALGFVYKLEGEKRQAAEYYERAQKIDPENEEFLTALYELRLSI